From Thalassococcus sp. S3, one genomic window encodes:
- a CDS encoding sigma-54 dependent transcriptional regulator, which produces MSDILIVDDERDIRELVSDILEDEGFATRLAGNSDDCMDAVKTEPPALLILDIWLKDSNMDGIDILKVVKRDYPDVPVVIISGHGNIEIAVAAIKQGAYDFIEKPFNIDQLLVVIRRAMETSRLRRENQSLKRKDGAVAEMIGASSAFRTLLGQLDKVTKSNGRVMLSGPAGSGKEIAARYIHANSNRANAPFITVNCASIEPERMEAVLFGRESTERGVEQGLLEEANGGVIYFDEVADMPIVTQSKILRVLVDQQFQRVGGTDRVRVDLRVISSTNKDLEAEIDANRFRQELYHRLNVVPIAVPALAERREDIPLLVEHFIASCNASQGLPLRAVSDDAVALMQTMSWPGNVRQLKNLIERVLILGEGNGPIEARELPKDEEKPSDDDERVVLSGALATLPLREAREAFEREYLLTQINRFGGNISRTASFVGMERSALHRKLKSLGVVTSNKAGSRIAHVEDVESLGAD; this is translated from the coding sequence ATGAGTGATATTCTGATTGTTGACGACGAACGTGATATCCGTGAATTGGTGTCTGACATCCTCGAGGATGAGGGCTTTGCGACCCGGTTGGCCGGAAATTCCGATGACTGCATGGACGCGGTGAAAACTGAGCCTCCGGCGCTGCTGATCCTCGATATCTGGCTGAAAGACAGCAACATGGACGGGATCGATATCCTGAAAGTGGTCAAGCGTGACTATCCAGATGTGCCCGTCGTGATCATTTCGGGCCACGGAAATATCGAGATCGCGGTGGCCGCGATCAAGCAGGGCGCCTATGACTTCATCGAAAAGCCATTCAATATCGATCAGCTTTTGGTCGTGATCCGGCGCGCGATGGAAACGTCGAGGCTGCGGCGAGAGAACCAGTCTCTCAAGCGCAAGGACGGTGCCGTTGCCGAAATGATCGGGGCGAGTTCGGCCTTCCGCACGCTGCTGGGCCAACTTGACAAAGTGACGAAGTCGAACGGGCGCGTGATGCTGTCGGGACCGGCCGGCTCGGGCAAGGAAATCGCTGCACGCTATATCCACGCCAATTCGAACCGGGCGAATGCGCCGTTTATCACGGTGAATTGCGCCAGTATCGAGCCCGAGCGGATGGAGGCTGTTCTTTTCGGGCGTGAAAGCACGGAACGCGGCGTTGAGCAGGGTTTGCTGGAAGAAGCCAATGGCGGCGTCATCTATTTTGACGAAGTGGCGGATATGCCGATCGTCACCCAATCCAAAATCCTGCGGGTGCTGGTGGACCAGCAGTTCCAGCGCGTGGGCGGCACGGATCGCGTGCGCGTGGATCTCAGGGTGATTTCAAGCACCAACAAGGATCTGGAGGCGGAGATCGACGCTAACCGGTTCCGCCAGGAGCTGTATCACCGACTGAATGTGGTACCGATCGCGGTTCCGGCGCTGGCCGAAAGACGCGAGGATATTCCGCTTCTGGTCGAGCATTTCATCGCCTCTTGCAACGCGTCTCAGGGGCTTCCCTTGCGCGCTGTCAGCGACGATGCCGTGGCGCTGATGCAGACGATGTCCTGGCCCGGCAATGTCCGCCAACTCAAGAACCTGATCGAAAGGGTTCTGATCCTTGGGGAAGGGAACGGCCCCATCGAGGCGCGCGAATTGCCCAAGGACGAGGAAAAGCCGTCGGATGATGACGAACGCGTGGTTCTTTCGGGCGCGCTGGCGACCTTGCCACTGCGCGAGGCGCGCGAGGCATTCGAGCGGGAATATCTGCTGACGCAAATCAACAGGTTCGGCGGAAATATCAGCCGCACCGCCTCTTTCGTCGGGATGGAGCGGAGCGCGTTGCACCGCAAACTCAAGTCCCTGGGCGTGGTGACATCAAACAAGGCAGGCTCTCGCATCGCGCATGTGGAGGATGTCGAAAGCCTTGGCGCTGACTAG